One window from the genome of Deinococcus yavapaiensis KR-236 encodes:
- a CDS encoding KGG domain-containing protein, protein MTNQDKNDDKRGFASMDPEKQREIASQGGRASHERGNAHEFTSEEAREAGRKGGEAVSQDRQHMAEIGRKGGENSHNHGNDGNRGNDDKGNNRND, encoded by the coding sequence ATGACGAACCAGGACAAGAACGACGACAAGCGCGGATTCGCCTCCATGGACCCCGAGAAGCAACGCGAAATCGCCAGCCAAGGTGGGCGCGCGTCGCACGAACGCGGAAACGCGCACGAGTTCACCTCGGAAGAAGCGCGCGAAGCGGGCCGCAAGGGCGGCGAGGCCGTCAGCCAAGATCGTCAGCACATGGCCGAGATCGGACGCAAGGGCGGCGAGAATTCGCACAACCACGGCAACGACGGCAACCGTGGCAACGACGACAAGGGCAACAATCGCAACGACTGA
- a CDS encoding B3/B4 domain-containing protein, producing the protein MSIDPRVADRFPTYHALVLTARDLTNGPSDARSDALLREAEEHVRRIFTSLALPEHPHIAAWREAYRAFGVKPQRTLNSAEALISRVLKGGELPRVNRLVDAYNAASVRFVVPCGGEDLDRVVGRVTLKFASGAEPFDSTKDGAPFVDRPAQGEVVWADERGVTCRAWNWRQGTRTRLTEETTRAYFLFDALAPMTREESGAAGDALEEMLHALSSGCRVERTWLEARKA; encoded by the coding sequence ATGTCGATCGATCCGCGCGTCGCCGACCGCTTTCCGACGTACCACGCGCTCGTCCTGACCGCTCGCGACCTCACGAACGGCCCGAGCGACGCGCGAAGCGACGCCCTGCTTCGAGAAGCCGAGGAGCACGTCCGGCGGATCTTCACGAGCCTCGCCCTGCCCGAACATCCGCACATCGCCGCGTGGCGCGAGGCGTACCGCGCGTTCGGCGTGAAGCCGCAGCGCACCCTCAACTCGGCCGAGGCGCTCATCTCGCGCGTTCTCAAGGGCGGCGAGTTGCCGAGGGTGAACCGTCTCGTGGACGCGTACAATGCCGCGAGCGTGCGCTTCGTGGTGCCGTGCGGCGGCGAGGATCTCGACCGCGTCGTCGGGCGCGTGACGTTGAAGTTCGCGAGCGGCGCCGAGCCGTTCGACTCCACGAAAGACGGAGCGCCGTTCGTCGATCGTCCCGCTCAGGGCGAGGTGGTCTGGGCGGACGAGCGTGGCGTGACGTGTCGCGCGTGGAATTGGCGGCAAGGCACGCGCACTCGACTCACCGAGGAAACGACGCGCGCGTACTTTCTGTTCGACGCCCTCGCCCCGATGACGCGCGAGGAGTCGGGCGCGGCGGGCGACGCGTTGGAGGAAATGTTGCACGCACTTTCTTCGGGCTGCCGTGTCGAGCGGACGTGGCTCGAGGCGCGCAAAGCGTGA
- a CDS encoding multicopper oxidase family protein, translating to MLRSTVRPFLRAALLGVLTLGSTFASDAVPTRDSLISSFLSRREGTVPLAEATRGVREFTLEVHRIKTEIAPGETVEQWAFSFPGQAPSVPGPELRVKLGERVRITLKNTHDQPHAVHLHGITSLAQEMDGVPHLSGRVMPNGSYTYEFVATEAGTFAYHCHEQTNVHLDMGMYGALVVEDPDHPHPWTAEHTLILDEWDSHHDDPARAGYTPRYDTFLVNGKSFPLIPDLAIPAGETHLVRFIAMGSEPHSLHLHGTSFLVIAKDGHDLPLPYVADTLPILPGERYDLLVKGRDGTFPWHDHNANANTNAGVYPGGMHFDVVGSPALRADGTPATTNPHAGHGMTSATVATSAASSSDSAPSSATVTISNFEFGPEDVVVSTGGRVTWQNDDEVAHVLVVSLNGAEQRLDLPAHGHVTITFPAAGRVAYHCLPHPFMTGSVDVR from the coding sequence ATGCTGCGCTCGACCGTCCGTCCCTTCCTGCGAGCCGCCCTGCTGGGCGTCCTCACGCTCGGCTCGACCTTCGCCTCCGACGCCGTGCCGACGCGTGACAGCCTTATCTCGTCGTTCCTGTCGCGCCGCGAAGGCACCGTTCCCCTGGCGGAGGCGACGCGCGGCGTGCGCGAGTTCACCTTGGAAGTGCACCGGATCAAGACCGAGATCGCGCCCGGCGAGACGGTCGAGCAGTGGGCCTTCTCCTTTCCGGGGCAAGCGCCCAGCGTGCCCGGCCCGGAACTTCGCGTGAAGCTCGGTGAGCGCGTCCGCATCACCCTCAAGAACACGCACGACCAACCGCACGCCGTTCACCTGCACGGCATCACGTCCCTCGCGCAGGAGATGGACGGCGTGCCGCACCTCTCGGGCCGCGTGATGCCCAATGGATCGTACACGTACGAGTTCGTCGCGACCGAGGCGGGAACCTTCGCGTACCACTGCCACGAACAGACGAACGTTCACCTCGACATGGGCATGTACGGCGCCCTCGTCGTCGAGGACCCCGATCATCCCCATCCGTGGACGGCCGAGCACACCCTCATCCTCGACGAGTGGGACAGCCACCACGACGATCCCGCCCGCGCTGGGTACACGCCCCGATACGACACCTTCCTCGTCAACGGCAAGTCCTTCCCGCTCATTCCCGACCTCGCGATTCCGGCGGGCGAGACGCACCTCGTGCGCTTCATCGCTATGGGAAGCGAGCCGCACAGCCTCCACCTGCACGGCACGTCCTTCCTCGTGATCGCCAAGGACGGGCACGACCTGCCCCTGCCGTACGTCGCCGACACCTTGCCGATCCTGCCCGGCGAACGGTACGACCTCCTCGTGAAGGGCCGCGACGGCACCTTTCCTTGGCACGACCACAACGCGAACGCCAACACGAACGCGGGCGTGTACCCGGGCGGCATGCACTTCGACGTCGTCGGAAGCCCCGCTCTTCGTGCCGACGGCACGCCCGCCACGACAAATCCGCACGCGGGCCACGGCATGACGAGCGCGACCGTCGCGACCTCGGCGGCCTCGTCGAGCGACTCCGCGCCTTCGAGCGCGACCGTTACCATCTCGAACTTCGAGTTCGGGCCCGAGGACGTCGTCGTCTCCACGGGGGGACGCGTCACGTGGCAAAACGACGACGAGGTGGCGCACGTCCTCGTCGTGAGCCTGAACGGCGCCGAGCAACGCCTCGACTTGCCCGCGCACGGCCACGTCACCATCACGTTTCCGGCGGCGGGTCGCGTCGCCTACCACTGCCTGCCGCATCCGTTCATGACCGGGAGCGTCGACGTTCGCTGA
- a CDS encoding FAD-binding oxidoreductase — translation MMRTNEAAPISTPTFPTFEEVSTLRVALEGEVVTPSDATYDELRAVWNADAADRPALIVRPRSAVDVSRAVRFARARGLRLTVRGGGHSPAGFSTLEGGLVIDTRLMKSIVVNPATRRVRLESGLTWGEVARFLQPYDLAITAGDVPSVGVAGLTQGGGVGWFVRKHGLAVDRLRAVELVTATGEILRATDTENRELFWGVRGGGANFGVITALEFEAHPGGLVTGGVIAFDGTNARHLFGEYARLAKTAPDDLSTQGILMAAPPLPFLPAEMIGKPLFIVALCHSGDVAEGERLVQAFRAMGQPLFDMTGVVPYAELVNSPLYVQAGELGMRHFVRSHFVKAVDDAFLDSLVNATTNVFNPGTVVQLRVLGGEIARIPTSSTAFSHREAQGLLMIEHLCPLDVPAAAATEALAATEAVWNALLPFSQGLYANFLGRGEEARAKLAFRAEIYDRLARLKDRLDPDNVFSRNANVKPLSPAWLR, via the coding sequence ATGATGCGAACGAACGAAGCCGCTCCGATCTCCACGCCGACCTTCCCGACCTTCGAGGAAGTCAGCACCTTGCGCGTCGCCCTCGAAGGAGAAGTCGTGACGCCGTCCGACGCGACCTACGACGAGCTGCGCGCCGTTTGGAACGCCGACGCCGCCGACCGCCCCGCCTTGATCGTCCGTCCGCGCTCCGCGGTGGACGTGTCACGCGCCGTGCGCTTCGCTCGGGCTCGGGGCCTGCGGCTCACCGTGCGCGGCGGAGGTCACAGCCCCGCGGGCTTCTCCACCCTCGAAGGCGGCCTCGTGATCGACACGCGCCTTATGAAGTCGATCGTCGTGAATCCCGCGACGCGACGCGTTCGCTTGGAAAGCGGCTTGACGTGGGGCGAAGTCGCCCGCTTCCTGCAACCATACGACCTCGCCATCACGGCGGGCGACGTGCCGAGCGTCGGCGTGGCGGGCCTCACGCAAGGCGGCGGCGTCGGCTGGTTCGTGCGCAAGCACGGCCTCGCCGTGGACCGCCTGCGGGCCGTGGAACTCGTGACGGCCACCGGCGAGATCCTGCGCGCCACCGACACCGAGAACCGAGAGTTGTTCTGGGGCGTGCGTGGCGGCGGCGCGAACTTCGGCGTGATCACCGCGCTGGAATTCGAAGCGCATCCGGGCGGGCTCGTCACGGGCGGTGTCATCGCCTTCGACGGCACGAACGCCCGCCACTTGTTCGGCGAGTACGCTCGCCTCGCCAAAACGGCGCCCGACGACTTGTCCACGCAAGGCATCCTGATGGCCGCGCCGCCCCTTCCTTTCTTACCCGCCGAGATGATCGGCAAGCCGCTGTTCATCGTGGCGCTGTGCCACAGCGGTGACGTGGCCGAAGGCGAACGCCTCGTCCAAGCGTTCCGCGCGATGGGGCAGCCTTTGTTCGACATGACCGGTGTCGTGCCGTACGCGGAACTCGTGAACTCGCCGCTGTACGTACAAGCCGGCGAGCTCGGCATGCGGCACTTCGTGCGCTCCCACTTCGTCAAGGCCGTCGACGACGCGTTCCTCGACTCGCTCGTGAACGCCACGACGAACGTCTTCAATCCCGGCACGGTCGTGCAACTGCGCGTCCTGGGCGGTGAGATCGCGCGCATTCCGACGTCCTCGACGGCCTTCTCGCACCGCGAGGCCCAAGGGTTGCTGATGATCGAGCACCTGTGCCCGCTCGACGTGCCCGCCGCAGCGGCCACCGAAGCGCTCGCCGCGACGGAAGCGGTATGGAACGCCTTGCTTCCCTTCTCGCAAGGCTTGTACGCCAACTTCCTCGGGCGCGGCGAGGAGGCGCGCGCGAAACTCGCCTTCCGCGCCGAGATCTACGACCGCCTCGCGCGCCTCAAAGACCGCCTCGATCCCGACAACGTCTTCTCGCGCAACGCCAACGTGAAGCCGCTCTCGCCCGCGTGGCTGCGCTGA